In Salarias fasciatus chromosome 2, fSalaFa1.1, whole genome shotgun sequence, one genomic interval encodes:
- the sil1 gene encoding nucleotide exchange factor SIL1 yields the protein MRLSFTLFILLSLHGWTLHHIHGHKSEGALTVVESTDGGDEEEEEEATVGDEDEGHLEVVQPTELWQTLKPGQAVPAGSHVRLNLQTGEREVRLGEEQLKYWSQEHREEQEALSSFSPDELKRAMKKIKADSISAEQQASAGSRFRPLEELKKDMAELDLLVETDVQIMKRLLEQLNNSNASPEQRVGVLQELEYLVHQVDNAQTLCAMGGLQLVLGGLNSSDFRVQENSALVLGSALSSNPAVQVQAVENGALQTLLTALATAQPLHVRKKVLFAVASLLRHFPLAQQHFLSRGGLQLLAALFRQDGGGVLRTRIATMLYDLISEKELLSQRGLEAFLDSAHQERLRQYSRVSLQAELLEDGWCLLVPQLLDSTEHDYREKALRTLLAMAPVCLQEFRSHGSLLDSLVSLRDQYQDLVQSEMILGEENSYFLEMVELIDALHVKMK from the exons TCCGAAGGAGCCTTAACTGTGGTGGAGAGCACAGacggaggagacgaggaggaggaggaggaggccactgttggtgatgaagatgaaggacACTTGGAGGTGGTCCAGCCCACCGAGCTGTGGCAGACCCTCAAACCAG gccaGGCGGTCCCTGCTGGTTCTCACGTCAGGCTGAACCTGCAGACAGGGGAGAGGGAGGTCAGACTGGGGGAGGAGCAGCTCAAATACTGGAGCCAGGAGCACCG ggaggagcaggaggcgctctcctccttcagtccagacGAGCTGAAACGAGCCATGAAGAAGATCAAGGCGGACTCCAtcagtgcagagcagcag gccTCGGCGGGGTCCAGGTTCCGCcccctggaggagctgaagaaggacATGGCCGAgctggacctgctggtggaGACGGACGTGCAG ATCATGAAGcgactgctggagcagctgaacaACAGCAACGCCAGCCCCGAGCAGAGGGTCGGcgtcctgcaggagctggagtACCTGGTTCATCAG GTGGATAACGCTCAGACGCTGTGCGCCATGGGGGGTCTGCAGCTGGTCCTGGGGGGTCTGAACAGCTCCGACTTCAGAGTCCAGGAGAACTCGGCCTTGGTGCTGGGATCAGCTCTGTCCAG taacCCGGCGGTTCAGGTGCAGGCCGTGGAGAACGGCGCTCTGCAGACTCTGCTCACTGCTCTGGCCACGGCTCAGCCGCTCCACGTGAGGAAGAag gtgctGTTTGCCGTGGCCTCCCTGCTGCGTCACTTCCCCCTGGcgcagcagcacttcctgtcgCGCGgcgggctgcagctgctggcggCGCTGTTCCggcaggacggcggcggagtCCTGCGGACGCGGATCGCCACCATGCTGTACGACCTGATCAGCGAGAAG gagctgctgtctcagagGGGTCTGGAAGCCTTCCTGGACTCCGCCCACCAGGAGCGCCTCCGTCAGTACTCCAGAGTGtcgctgcaggcggagctgctggaggacggctgGTGTCTGCTGGTCCCTCAGCTGCTGGACTCCACCGAGCACGACTACCGCGAGAAG GCTCTGCGGACTCTCCTGGCCATGGCTCCGGTCTGTCTTCAGGAGTTCCGCTCCCACGGCtccctgctggactcgctggtCTCCCTCCGGGACCAGtaccaggacctggtccagtcCGAGATGATCCTGGGGGAGGAGAACAGCTACTTCCTGGAGATGGTGGAGCTCATCGACGCTCTGCACgtcaaaatgaaatga